CATGTGCTCACTAACATCTCCTGAAGACCATTGTTGGCACAGGACCAGGTGAACAGGTGTAAGATGGCTATGTGCCCGTCTCCCTGAAGAATCTGAGTGGTGGCCAAAACCCAACCTGGAAGCAGGTCTGTTCTGGGTCCCTCCCTTTCCACCAAGAACACAGACACTTTAAGCTGACTGAAGTATGAAAACAGATTCAACACTCAATCTGTACGAATGGATTAGAAAGAAACTCAAATCGAACTCCACAAGGTAAAAAGACAGCAGCTCTTTTGCAGTTCCCAGATCTAACCTGGGCATCTCTTCAGGTGGAACCTCGTTCTGGTACTTCAGTAAGAGCTGATCCCAGGCCTGACGCTCTAAAGAAAACCTGTGGAATTCGAGAAGGGAAATCCAGTTAACTTTCGGTCACATTTGTAATCACTCAGGGCAACAGTAGGTACTTTAGGCATATAATCTGGTTATAAAATGCATTAAAAGGTCATTAAAGGATTAGAAAGCTCAACTGATTCAGAGGATATTAATTTAATCAAGTAATACACAAGCTGTTAAAATCAAATTAACATCCTTATTTCCTAGACTCCACCCTATCAAACTGTCCATCAGGGCTGGCCATAAGCCTTGTCACTTCTAAAGCAGACACACAAGAGCTGCCCACCATGTGCACCAGGCATGCTTTCCAGGCTCGGTAATTTCCTGGAAGGAGAACAGAGTTCAGTTTTGCAAGAAAGATTTGGGACTTTCACTTACTTTGTTATATATTCTTTCACCTCAGCTACTGATGCTTCCAGTGAaaaatttgcttcttttctgGAATATAGATGATGTTGTGAGATTAATATGAATTCTCCATATTAATGCTTTTACTGAGTTACATAATTTTAGTAGCACTAAAATATATTCAgttttttattgttcagaaaatgttcgatgggcagtggtggcgcacgcctttaatcccagcacttggggagcagaggcaggtggatttctgactttgaggccagcctggtctacagagtgagttccaggacagccaggactacagagaaaccctgtctcgaaaaaccaaagaaaatgttcttgggggaggggagaatgacACAATATTCACTCTGCACTCGTAATAGCTAAGTaagtttttaaatctgtttttctcATCAATTCCCATTCAAACCATAGAGATTAATCTTTCTAAAAATAGTTCTTTACTCTTTCTCCCTAGCTTTAAAAGTCAATGACTACTGCAAACAGAATTGAAGGCAAACCTATTAACTTGGTTTTTAAGACTGTGTTCTGGCTCCTCACAATCATATAGCAATCTCTCATGGTTCAGCTCAGTTAGATGATTATCTCTAACGGGAAAGAAACAGGCCTGAAACTGCCAAACTGTGGAAGACATCCGCGGCTTAGACAGGGTAGCAGTGGAGCAATTCTTGTCTGTCTACCACAGCGAGTGCACAGTATCTCTAGCAAGGAGGCAGCAGCCTGTGCTTAAATACTTAAAAGAGATGTTGTTGGGCTAAAATATTTCATGTCTGATTAGAAATGTCACTCTTGGggcgggtgagatggctcagtggttaagagcaccgactgctcttccgaaggtcctgagttcaaatcccagtcaaccatatggcggctcacaaccatccgtaacgaaatctgatgccctcttctggagtgtctgaagacagctacagtgtacttacatataataaatgaatgaatctttgTCTCAGGAAAGCAAAAATAAGTAATTACAGAGTATGGTGGAATATAGATGCTGGAGAGACTTATATAAGCAATGGTTTAACTATAATCAAGTTTTAACTCAGTTATACTTAAGGACAGAAGGGGAACTGCTCTTACTCTTTTGAATCTTCAACAAAACATTTTTGCAGTGTCCCATCATTTTCCAGCCTGTCTGTAAAATGTTTCAATTCTTCAGAGAGAGAAGATGCTAGAGAAAATAAACTTatatcataaaatagaaaagccaCAAATGTTCACAACAAGCAGATGACAAAGATATTAAGGGGTTTCCTAGTCTAGGGTCCCCTATCCCATTCTGGCCCTCTTTCAGACAAACCAGTCATGTAAGTACACGAAGACTTTATTGGGGGGGTTGGAAGTTTAGCTCCATGGCAGAGAACTTTcctagcaagttcaaggtcctgggtttggtaCCCAGCACCGGGGATGGTTATAATGGATTAATTAGcaatggcccccatgggctcctatgtttgaatacCTGGTCCAAGGTGGTGGAACATTTTTGAAGTGACTAGGGggctgtggtcttgttggaggaggtgtgtctgtAAGGGTGGGTTCTGAGGTTTCCTGTTCTATTACTCTGACCCCtactgcagatcaagatgtaagcaCTCAGATATTTCTGCCgccatgcctttgctctgccacTATGTAGTACTCTAGTTCCCTGACAGTATAagcccaattaaatactttcttttataagttgccctggtcatgttttaccacagcaatagaaaagtaactagcgtgccgggcgtggtggcacacgcctttaatcccagcactcgggaggcagaggcaggaggatttctgagttcaaggccagcctggtctacaaagtgagttccaggacagccagggctacacagagaaaccctgtctcaaaaaaaaaaaaaaaaaaaaaaaaaaaaaaaaaccaacaaacaaacaaaagaaaagtaactatatGTGCATGGGGGGGGCAAACTATCCTTTTCTTTGGGTAGATTGCTAAATGGGAGGCAACTGTATAAGTGTTTTTAATACCCTACTCATGAAAAAGCAGTTAAAACATAGATAGCTAGACAATTTTACTTTTTCCCCAAAAATGTGAATGCTATCACTGTAGAGAGAGCATCGCAGAAGTCAGGCAACAGTGAAGAATGTAGCGATAAGGAACAATTTTTAATGAGGCGGAGAGCCTGGTTCTAAAGAGGACACTGAACACATCATGGCTGGCTCCAAAGGAATAAAAAGGTCAGAGACTTGTCTAACTTAGCAGCTCACCTTTCGCTCTAAAACAGTCAGGGCTGAAGTCCTTAGTGTTCTTTAAGAAAGGTTCAAGTTTTTCAACAGAgaactaagtaaaaaaaaaaagcacttttaGTACAACCAAAGTCTCCCAAGTAAGCTGCTTGTGGCTTCATGTTACTACGAACTTTATGATAAAATCTACAGAGCCTAACTTTTTCATCCAACACTTTATATAGAtaagtatataaagaaaaattctgtTGCTCActctatatagttttaaaatatatttatatacaaatgtatatatttatacattacacatttgtatgtttatatacacacacacacacacacacacacacacacacacacacacacacacgtatgatatactttttttgtttcttggagacagggtttctttgtgtaacccaggctgttcttgaactcagatccacctgtaaggcatgcactaccacacctgacttatgttttgatttttaactcAGGGAAACAATGATCATTTAATTCATACAAATCACTTGCTCAACCAAACAGAAGCACCAATGCCAGGaaacacaacttaaaaaaaaaaacactggttTAGCTAGCCTTGAAATGTCTACAGTAATAGAGCTTGACCTCTCCACTCTAAATTCCCACCACTTGCTGCCAATGAATAAACGATACTGGGGAACCTCTCAGCTGCTCACTAGCAGCAGCAGAGCTCAGTGCAAAGGCCACTCAGCTGTCCAGGAGAGAACTGCCTTTTAATCAATTCCAGCATGGGAAGGCATCTTTTCCCAGGTTTGTCACTGATACTGACATCTCTCTGAAGTTGTGACAATTACAGATAACACCAAATGAAAATACTtatgggccgggcatggtggcgcacgcctttaatcccagcatttgggaggcagaggcaggcaaatttctgagttcgaggccagcctggtctacaaagtgagttccaggacagccagcgctacacagagaaaccctgtctcgaaaaacaaaaaaaaaaaaaaaaaaaaaaaagaaaaaacttataATCCCCGAAAACTTACCTGGAAGCTGGAGAGCAGGAGGGCACCAAGCCGTTGGCTTTCTGCTAACTTCACACTGATTGTCCTGCTGAGCTCTGACATAGAACAGCACATTTACTGAACATCAAATTTAgtgagcaaaacaacaaaactgaaaaatctccCTCTCCATGTAACCCAACTTAAGGCAAGCTGCCTTCTGAGTAAGAACAGAATTCTAATTTTTCCAGGTTCACTGAGCAATTTAGTTCATACTTTCATGCACCCAAATTTTCAAGCCTTTTCATGTATTacattaaaatcttattttatttaacaaagtgGTTGACAATATCATAATGAAACCTATTGTTTTGAATGTCAGTTAAAAGACAAAgtagataaaaaataatttaggctaatggtggtggtgcacgcctttaatcccagcacttgggtggcagaggcaggcggatctctgtgaatccaaggccagcctcctctacagagcaagttctaggaatGGCTCCACAGAGAACCCTTTTCTTGGAAGGCATTCGTATAAAAGGCACTGCAACGTGCTTTAATACAGACTCCGAAGAGCTACTTCCTGGGCTTGGGGATGCTGCTCAAGGGTTGAAACCTTGCCTTGATTGGACATGAACTGAATCTGACCCTCAGCACTGAAAAGTAAAAATCATTTCTTATAAACAATGGAAGAAGTTCCACcttacaaatgaagaaattaaatcaAGTAAGGAAAGTAAGGCTGAAGAAGCCATGCTTCAAACCCAAGTACGCCAGCAGGGTCTGTAGCACGCTGCCTGTGGTGAGCTACTACCGATAACCAGTACCAGCTCAACACCTGCCTATGACAGgcatttttctttcctgctaGGCACATCTCACTAAAATTTTAAGgcaaaaatcttttatttatttgggctgttttttttcttctttttttccaagacaaggtttctctgtatagccctggctgtcctggaactcactctgtagaccaggctggcctagaactcagaaatccgcctgcctctgcctcccgagtgctgggattaaaggcgtgcaccaccacgcccggcttgggctttttttaaaaacaacaacaacaaaaaaaaaccccacagtcttgaaatatagtccaggctggtcttaaacacctggcaatcctcctgcattggactccaaagtgctgagatcacaggcaagACCGTCTACGCCTGGCATCGATTCTATTTTGCTAACAGATGGTTAACACTGTGGCACATAGGCTGCTTACACTCTTTGCCCAAGGCTGTACACCACTGAACTACATACCCATCCccatttcatgtatttttatgtgcatcTTCCTTCCGAGTCATTTCTAGTCAAAAAGGCTAGAATCAAGGTTATAACCCACTGGCCTTCTGTCCCATCTTAGGGGTGACACAGAAGGAACTCACATCCCTAGCATCCTGAATGGGATGATGTGTTAAATAGCTAGCAACCAGGATTTCTGTTCATGGCAGCTAATATGTAAACAGCAATGAATACTGAACACGCATTAGGTGTGTGGCACTGGGATTTATAAACAAGAATGTGCCCACAGAGTCTTCTCCGTTTCATaggtaaggaaactgaggcacaagaaGGTGATGTGTTCAAAGCCGCACGGCTAAAACGCAGCCACGTGCTGTCTACCTGCTACACTTTCTGACACTCGTGCCTTGTTGCCTCTTGGATGGGCTGGGAATCCATCACTTTCTGTACAGCACCCCACCTGTGACGCCTGGGTGAAAGGGAGCCAGTGACTTCCGCCGGTTTACTTCCTTCATGCTTGCTCGTCTCCAGGACTGCCTTCTGTCTCGAGGACAGGTAGACTGTTCTTGAGGGGACAAATGAAAGGACCTCGACTGAGATCCCTCCTGGTGGTTGGCACTACAACCTTCCCCCTTTCCAGGGCTCGCGCCAAGGTGGTCTTTCCCCTCTGAAATGCCTTGCATCATCATTTCCTGGTGGGCAGAAGATCGAGGCAATGCTTCCAAAGGCTTGAGACTTGGTTGCAATGGACGATCCTGAGTCTCGGACATCGTGGGTTCCTGGTCTAGCATTTGTTATAGAaaagtcaaaatataaaaatcaaagctaCCTCAGATACAAACCTCAGTAAGTATCCGAGCCAAGGGTGACAACAGAAAATGCACACACCCACAAGATGGCATACAGTTGAAGTGCCAGCTTCCTAGGAGCCTaggcagaagggaaggaggaaggagggaaacctATTTCCCTGGTGATGGAAACATAGAGAAGGCCTTCTGGCAAATCCACACAGGTGTGATTCCAAAGTCACCAAGAGCCAAGGAGGATTCTGGGATCGTTCAGGAGCCTGACCCCAAAGCAAGAGGCACTGAATTTCACTGTAAAACTCACCTTCTGATCTGGTCACTGATGCCATCCTGGATGaaagaggaaaacaggaaaatgagGAGATCTGTTCAAGCTCTAGCCTCACAGGGCCTCACTATCCCATAATAGGTCTTCAGATGCCCTCACTTGCCTCCCCGAGATTCTCAGCACCAAGATTGTTATCACCGACTGCTGTCTTCAAGAACTCAGTACACAGAACCCATCTTAGCTCCTGATCACTTTGTGAGGCACTAGCCCCCAGTTCCTTGGAAGGTATTAGGATCTTTGTTTTccaaactagaaaacaaacaaaacaaccccacaTCACCTCTTACTCTCTCCAGATTCTGCCATGCCTAGAAATCCTACTTTTTAATCTCTGCCCACCCACATCTGTCCTTCTACCCATAAAACAGATTCATCCTCCCTATCACTGCTTAAATACAGTCACTTCTCTTTGGAAGATTTGGAGGCCACACATCTTTTCTCTATAAAACTGGTTGGAGATCGCACCACGGCCCCATTTCCAGCACCTGTCACAGAAAACAGACGGGGGCAAGGTCGAGTATCCCTCCATCTTGCATCTAAGTCTCCCTCCCATAAAACCACCGAATGTGGAGGACGCTTGGTAAAAACGAACGGAGGCTGAGGGACCATACTGAAAGGACAAAGAATCTAAGGATCCAGATCACCACAATCCTCGTGGCTGATCACACAGACTCAAGCTTGGATAACATACTGTACAGGTCACCGCCTTCTGACATCATTATCCCAGTCAACACCACGTCCCACAACTCCGAGTAAGAGACTCTATCCGGAGACCCAGGTTCCGCAGCCAGCCAGCCCGGGACACAGCAATGCAACCCCGGCTGCCACCCCAGCCCTCCGCCCGGTCCGAGGCCACTATCTGGAGTCAGGGACGCCAGCAGTGCCCGGGAGCGAGGAGTGGCCTTCCGTTAGGCGTCCTGTCAGGAGAAAGTCTCCGAGCCCCCGGGGCCCTGCGGCTGGGCCCGGCAGAGGCGGGTCAGGGGAGAGAGAACCACATCCGGGTGCCGAACCCCAGCGTTGACGCCCGTCCAGCCCAGGTCCCCTCCCCGCGTCCCTGAAACAGTCAGTTCAAGGTCACCTCTGCAGCCTCGGCGTCGCCGCAGAGGGTCCTCTCTCCCGCGTCAGTTCGGTTCGGGTTCCCCGCTGCCTCCGCTACTTCTGAAACTCCCGCCGAACAACTGCGCATGCGCAGCCCGCGCCTTCCGCGCTGGCAAGCGCAACCCGCGCCTCCCGCAGAGCGCCTTTGTCCTCTGGGCTTTAAGGTTCTAGCCCTAGCCCACCTTGTCTTAACCTTTTTATCCAGATAAGGATCAACCACCTCTGCAGCTACAGCCAGACCTGGGGATCTCCAAAGCACCAGTTTGCTGACTTTCCCGCCGTACATCCTACCTATGAAAGTCAGAGTGTGGTGCAGTATTCCTGTTGCGGCCATGGCTTCCCCCTCTATTTCTTTAACTCCAGAAGTGTGGACAGTGACTTTCTCCAGGGAGAACAGGAGCTCTGAGCTCACTTTGTTCCCTGCCTACCTACTCCTGCTCCATGGGCTCCTCCCATGGTCCCTTAAGTACCTAGCAAAGTTCAAACACACCGCCAGTCAGCATTAACACATGCCCACCCTACTGCCAGGACCCCATGCCAATTCTTGCCTCTGTTCCTTTGTTagagcatgcttttttttttttgcctggaaagcctttcctttttccttctaccCTTCTATGCTGACTCCAGATGTTCAGTGTTCCCAGGAACCCAACTCATGCCTGCTCCACTGTCCCGTGCCTGGAAGGGTCGTCTTCAGGACAAGGTATCAGAGTGCCCACTACGCATCAATGAAGTGATTCCTTTCAGATCTGAACCTTGTGAACTAAGTAGTAGGAAAGATTCCAAAGggccagttgtggtggcacatgcctttattcccagtactgggaagacagaggcaggaggatctttgtgcctttgaggccagccttgtctacacagaaaGCTCcgggccagccaaggttacacagtgagaccctgtctcaaacaaaagacaaaaaaaaaaaaaaaagccctcaaaGAAGCAGAAGATGGCTAACTGAAGCataattttgataattttggcCGTTCTGATGTAATTGTATTCCCTTGCAAGTTTTCTGGTAAGAGGAAGAAATGCATATTCCAGAAGTTTCTACTCTGCCATTCTGGTTTAATAGTTTCAACAGCTATCTGAAAAAGGTATTGTTGATTCCCTGAATATCACTGTCTAGAGCACCTCATGTGGTGATGCCCTCCCATACAGAAATTAGTATTCCTGGTCAGAGCTGGACATGTTGGGACACTCTGAGATCACTGCCCTCGTGGAATCCAGTCCCAGTAAATATCCTGGCTCCCTTCTGTTAATAAGATGCATACAAATTCTTTCCCTACTCCACATCAAAGTTTCATTTCTTGacttcatttcccctccccctttctggttACTTTAAAACAAGTTCTCATgtaccctaggctggcctcaataTATAGCCAAAGATGACACTGTAATTTCTGaccctcccaagtattgggactaccaatgtatgccaccatgcctggctttgcctCTTTCTCCCAGGCTTTCAggcatgctttctctctctgagcctctcttctgtttcctgcctACAATCCATTACCATCCCCTTTATCTGCTCAACATTCCAATCCTGggtgtgctcccccccccctgcctggGGCCTCCGGGACTTCCATAATTGATGCTATAAACATCCTATTTTCCAGGCTCATTTACTATATCCTCCATGGCTAGCACAGGTCTGGCTATTGTTAgctgcccctctcctcccccccaaacccccaagGAGATCTATAAAACTAAGTGTTGGGTCTCAGGCTgtccaaatatccagaaataaGATAAAACTGGACTATAGGAGAAGTTCtggcagattaaaaaaaaaaaaaaaaaaaaaaaagcattcctcTAAGACTGGTAAAACCAGTTCCCATCTGCCAAAGGGACTTATGGCTACCTGTGGCACTCACCAGATAGCCAAGCCCACGCTGCTCTCAGGGCCCCATCACTACCAAATATTTCACTGGCTAGCccttctcacctcctcctccatcctaaGCTCCCTCCAGCTTCAGGGCTTCCTACCCCCCAATGAGTTTTCTCTCTCActgcccccctctctcctctattCTATCTCTTTCTATCCCGCTATCCCCACTGTTATCTCCCACTTCTGAAGCCCTGGCCATGTGCAGTCtacttctttctctgctctggactcttccagaggCCTCTGGCTATCCAGTCTTATATTCACAATAAAAACCGTtgctgggtgtagtggcgcactcctttaattccagcacttgggaggcagaggcaggcagatttctgagttctaggccagcctggtctacaaagtgagttccaggacagccagtgaagggaaatgaaatttaagataaaatttgaggcctgatttatgtaacttatgtcaaatagtccaaagaaaaagttgtttgtaagcttagaagcctgaggctgagaacataaTAGAACAAGCCCGGGCACATGCAGGCAGGcccgttgttaaaacattcctggggctgactggccataaagatagaAGAAGACtgcaggaacttgtccgggcTATCTGGTGGCCCcgggcacctccttctgcccattgccctcctgacatagtttggagttatatgttaaccaaatgttccgctgacctagataaacgtccgcccctcaggtctcctgacatcctgacttgcacatatcattctgctaatgtgt
The DNA window shown above is from Mus pahari chromosome 3, PAHARI_EIJ_v1.1, whole genome shotgun sequence and carries:
- the Dsn1 gene encoding kinetochore-associated protein DSN1 homolog is translated as MASVTRSEDQEPTMSETQDRPLQPSLKPLEALPRSSAHQEMMMQGISEGKDHLGASPGKGEGCSANHQEGSQSRSFHLSPQEQSTCPRDRRQSWRRASMKEVNRRKSLAPFHPGVTELSRTISVKLAESQRLGALLLSSFQFSVEKLEPFLKNTKDFSPDCFRAKASSLSEELKHFTDRLENDGTLQKCFVEDSKEKEANFSLEASVAEVKEYITKFSLERQAWDQLLLKYQNEVPPEEMPRGSTETRITEVKVDPAVYLRSSQKEVLSTKPDYQRIVQDQNQVFAYMELVMDELQGSVKQLQAFVDESTQYLQKVSVQLKKKSMDQLDSSPARKLLKLPHQSSPSTQ